In a single window of the Rhodamnia argentea isolate NSW1041297 chromosome 2, ASM2092103v1, whole genome shotgun sequence genome:
- the LOC115755058 gene encoding malate dehydrogenase, mitochondrial-like, whose translation MRTAMLRSLRSAVARSAPSNSHLLRRGFSSESVLEHKVAVLGAAGGIGQPLALLMKINPLVSKLSLYDIGGTPGVAADVSHINTRSEVTGYAGEDQLGQALEGADLVIIPAGVPRKPGMTRDDLFNINAGIVKSLSTAIAKYCPNAIVNMISNPVNSTVPIAAEVFKKAGTYDERKLFGVTTLDVVRAMTFYAGKANVPVTGVNVPVVGGHAGITILPLFSQATPQANLPEDVIKALTKRTQDGGTEVVEAKAGKGSATLSMAYAGAVFADACLKGLNGVPDVVQCSFVQSSVTELPFFASKVILGKNGVEKVLDLGPLSDYEQEGLEKLKPELKASIEKGIKFTNEN comes from the exons ATGAGGACTGCCATGTTGAGATCTCTCCGATCAGCGGTGGCGAGGTCAGCGCCCTCGAACTCGCACCTTCTCCGCCGCGGATTTAGCTCGGAATCCGTGCTGGAGCACAAGGTTGCCGTGCTCGGAGCAGCCGGCGGGATCGGCCAGCCGCTCGCGCTCCTCATGAAGATCAACCCTCTCGTCTCCAAGCTCTCCCTCTACGATATCGGCGGCACTCCCGGTGTCGCCGCCGACGTCAGCCACATCAACACTAGATCTGAG GTTACTGGTTATGCGGGTGAAGACCAGCTAGGACAAGCTCTCGAGGGAGCAGATCTCGTGATCATTCCAGCAGGTGTGCCAAGAAAGCCTGGAATGACTCGCGATGATCTCTTTAACATTAATGCTGGCATCGTCAAGTCTCTTTCAACTGCTATCGCTAAATACTGCCCCAAT GCAATTGTGAATATGATTAGCAATCCCGTGAACTCAACAGTTCCAATTGCTGCTGAGGTATTCAAAAAGGCTGGAACCTATGATGAGCGGAAATTATTTGGGGTAACAACTCTTGATGTTGTTAGGGCCATGACTTTCTATGCTGGAAAAGCTAATGTACCAGTCACAG GGGTGAATGTACCCGTTGTTGGAGGTCATGCTGGCATAACTATCCTCCCACTATTTTCACAA GCCACTCCACAAGCCAATTTACCAGAGGATGTTATCAAGGCACTTACCAAAAGGACCCAGGATGGTGGAACTGAAGTAGTGGAGGCAAAGGCTGGAAAGGGTTCTGCCACACTGTCTATGGC CTATGCTGGAGCAGTATTTGCTGATGCTTGCTTAAAGGGACTCAATGGAGTTCCCGATGTTGTACAGTGTTCATTCGTGCAATCTAGCGTTACGGAACTGCCCTTCTTTGCTTCTAAG GTGATTCTTGGAAAGAATGGAGTGGagaaagtgttggatttgggtCCTCTCTCTGACTACGAGCAAGAAGGCTTGGAGAAGCTGAAACCTGAGCTGAAAGCATCAATTGAGAAGGGAATCAAGTTCACCAACGAGAATTAA
- the LOC115755056 gene encoding LOW QUALITY PROTEIN: tRNA dimethylallyltransferase 9 (The sequence of the model RefSeq protein was modified relative to this genomic sequence to represent the inferred CDS: inserted 2 bases in 1 codon), whose amino-acid sequence MFSGGACGLRTCCLRPLRWPVEPLRRRTTRSRLACRRRFSAASCSVSRSEAKQKVIVISGPTGAGKSRLALELARRLNGEIISADSVQVYRGLDVGSAKPSLRDRKEVQHHLVDVLHPSEDYSVGQFFEDARQATRDILSSDRVPIVSGGTGLYLRWYMYGKPDVPKASPEISSEVYSELADLQKNGDWNAAVQLVVKAGDPKAQHLAANDWYRLRRSLEIIKSSGAPPSAFEMPYDSYKEEVXQSNMSDGSQEVKSSVAFEDIRSKDLDYDFICFFLSSPRVDLYRSLDLRCEDMLLGNDGILAEARWLLDEGLLPNSNSATRAIGYRQAMEYLMWCRQHEGRTSARDFFAFLSEFQKASRNFAKRQMTWFRNEHIYNWLDASQPLEKVLNFICHAYHDQTGEFNVPESLRMKKISGHREVAELKAYRTENRHFISREDCLDIIDWIRRTQGSTERTYSFS is encoded by the exons ATGTTCAGTGGCGGAGCGTGTGGCCTCCGAACCTGTTGCCTCCGCCCTCTGCGTTGGCCAGTCGAGCCTCTCCGTCGTCGGACCACTCGGTCGCGCTTGGCTTGCCGCCGGCGGTTCTCCGCCGCGAGCTGCTCGGTCTCGCGCTCGGAGGCTAAGCAGAAGGTCATCGTGATCTCCGGACCCACCGGAGCTGGTAAGAGCAGGCTGGCGCTGGAGCTCGCCAGGCGGCTCAACGGCGAAATCATCAGCGCCGATTCCGTACAG GTCTATCGGGGTCTGGATGTTGGATCTGCAAAGCCTTCCCTGAGGGACAGAAAG GAGGTGCAACATCATCTAGTTGACGTATTACATCCATCTGAAG ATTATTCTGTTGGCCAATTTTTCGAGGATGCAAGGCAAGCTACTAGAGATATTCTCTCCAGTGATCGTGTTCCTATAGTTAGTGGAGGGACTGGTCTGTATTTGCGATG GTATATGTATGGAAAGCCAGATGTTCCGAAAGCCTCTCCAGAAATATCATCTGAAGTCTACTCAGAGCTTGCAGACTTGCAAAAAAATGGTGATTGGAATGCAGCTGTGCAGTTGGTGGTCAAAGCCGGTGACCCAAAGGCCCAGCACTTGGCTGCAAATGATTGGTACCGCCTCAGGCGGAGTCTTGAGATAATTAAG TCCAGCGGAGCACCTCCATCTGCTTTTGAGATGCCTTATGACTCATACAAGGAGGAAGT CCAATCCAACATGAGTGATGGAAGTCAAGAAGTCAAGTCTTCTGTTGCATTTGAGGATATTAGATCGAAGGATTTGGATTAcgattttatttgctttttcctCTCAAGTCCAAGAGTTGATCTGTATAGATCGCTAGATCTCAGATGTGAAGATATGCTTTTAG GGAATGATGGAATTTTGGCGGAAGCTCGTTGGCTTCTTGACGAGGGTCTTCTCCCAAATTCAAATTCTGCAACTCGAGCTATTGGTTACAGACAA GCAATGGAGTACCTGATGTGGTGTAGGCAACATGAAGGTAGGACTTCTGCACGGGATTTCTTCGCTTTCTTGTCTGAGTTTCAGAAAGCATCCAG AAATTTTGCAAAAAGGCAGATGACATGGTTCCGGAATGAGCATATTTATAACTGGCTTGATGCTTCTCAACCACTG GAAAAGGTTCTCAACTTCATTTGTCATGCGTACCATGACCAAACTGGAGAGTTCAATGTACCTGAGTCACTTAGAATGAAGAAAATCTCAGGCCACCGTGAAGTTGCCGAACTTAAGGCATACCGTACCGAAAACAG GCATTTCATTTCTCGCGAAGATTGTTTGGATATTATAGATTGGATCAGGAGAACCCAGGGATCAACAGAAAGAACTTATTCATTCTCCTGA
- the LOC115755057 gene encoding protein trichome birefringence-like 31: protein MHILRVDFNIFLPSSSDPKMKTRSPLDRQVQSLFPLALASVLIIGTARLVLDNLRSYRSDAFRLRGEHRVPMLVLPEDRIRDECDVFQGQWVWDNVSYPLYREDQCPYLVKQVTCLKNGRPDSMYQNWRWQPNRCNLPRFDPWMMLEMIRNKRLMFVGDSIQRTQFDSMVCLVQSVIPEGKGSLRRVPPRKIFTIKDYNASIEYYWAPFIVESISDHATNHTVHKRLVKLDSVANHSKYWEGVDVLVFESYVWWMHKPQINATYGSRDNVREYNVTDAYRLALETWANWIESSIDPQKQKVFFMSTSPTHLWSWEWRPGSDGNCFSELYPIQSPYWGSGSNLEIMKIVHHALRQLKIHVTFLNITQMSEFRKDAHTSVFTERKGKLLTKEQRSDPKSFGDCIHWCLPGVPDAWNEILYAYLLKDHRTIL from the exons ATGCACATCCTGAGAGTGGATTTCAACATTTTTCTTCCCTCATCTTCTGATCCGAAGATGAAGACGAGATCCCCGCTCGACCGCCAAGTCCAATCCCTCTTCCCTCTGGCGCTGGCCTCGGTTCTCATCATAGGAACAGCAAGGCTAGTCCTGGACAACCTGAGGAGCTACAGGAGCGATGCGTTCCGGCTTCGCGGCGAGCACAGAGTGCCGATGCTGGTATTGCCTGAAGATCGGATCAGAGACGAGTGCGACGTGTTCCAGGGGCAGTGGGTGTGGGACAATGTGTCGTACCCTCTTTATAGAGAGGACCAGTGCCCTTACTTGGTGAAACAGGTGACTTGCCTCAAGAATGGCAGACCTGATTCTATGTACCAGAACTGGAGGTGGCAACCAAATAGATGCAACCTACCGAG GTTTGACCCTTGGATGATGCTGGAGATGATAAGGAACAAGAGACTGATGTTTGTTGGGGACTCGATACAAAGAACCCAGTTTGACTCCATGGTGTGCCTGGTGCAATCTGTAATCCCTGAAGGAAAGGGGTCGCTCCGAAGAGTCCCTCCCAGGAAGATTTTCACCATTAAG GATTACAACGCCTCGATTGAGTATTACTGGGCTCCCTTTATAGTCGAATCGATATCGGATCACGCCACGAATCATACCGTCCACAAGAGGCTTGTCAAGCTTGACTCGGTTGCCAATCACAGTAAGTACTGGGAGGGAGTCGACGTGCTTGTGTTCGAGAGCTACGTGTGGTGGATGCACAAGCCTCAGATCAATGCAAC ATATGGTTCGAGAGACAATGTCCGAGAATACAATGTTACCGATGCATACAGATTGGCTTTAGAAACTTGGGCAAATTGGATAGAATCAAGCATCGACCctcaaaagcaaaaggttttCTTCATGAGTACGTCCCCAACACATCTGTG GAGCTGGGAATGGAGACCTGGAAGTGATGGAAACTGCTTCAGTGAATTATACCCTATCCAGAGTCCATACTGGGGCAGTGGATCAAACCTTGAGATCATGAAAATAGTACATCATGCCCTACGACAGCTAAAGATCCATGTAACATTCTTGAACATAACTCAGATGTCGGAGTTCAGAAAAGATGCTCACACATCAGTTTTTACTGAGCGGAAGGGCAAGCTCTTAACAAAGGAGCAGAGATCTGACCCCAAATCGTTTGGTGATTGCATCCACTGGTGTTTACCAGGAGTCCCTGATGCATGGAATGAAATTTTGTATGCGTACTTGTTAAAAGATCATCGAACCATTCTATAG
- the LOC115755052 gene encoding uncharacterized protein LOC115755052 isoform X1, with product MDLSAKRQSWFGHFYQTLFQEGDGTMKQDFDHIEKQVEAVGEKMKRLCSKIFHDVQRPERDVMRFNPHLDSEGYTPTSGSANSMKSVEKEPGKSIPNQSQVACPLENYVDQELSKPDPFILDPRLDPQRVESNDEHVQMITEQLQVTCHVDPFQEPIEPQTSNSSSQNSIEVPASSSDVGLPNEHMSFDSVKNPGHTLDNPSQEPEQSQPQTSNPSSQNLFEVPESSSDLGLLDKLTTFDSVKNQLGHTINDPSQEPTGSQTSDPSSPNLFEVPETSSALELLDITFAFDSVKNPPGHLLDDASQEKSESQTHNPSSKNLFEVPESSDMVLLDEPTAFGSAKNQQRHMCDSPEAPVSVHLLEGERSRLSLGCTDGALAEEKAPKFWKENAMPGGSSAPEVYLISSVEKDLCEADFLSIHLPSDDIANTASLGSNKLSPANSVHAEEDLVPSDNFTVEAVCSIGASNMIAASDMSSPVASHEQEAKTRVLESLSNPVKVESYESEILPEVNFQRGSFCDEEVGIARCIPHRSNFAPFALSGGSVENASTFSDDISLTEAHRKEHIQFADSAEFHDLSFSSDKDEEVKLEESCVALDSRELYALSLRIQRIRSFKKKIMDTFAPRQRTVKEYEQLGIWYEDSQIESELNREIEHTTSPRAISAFSDCQSSQEHQIDADWELL from the exons ATGGATTTGTCAGCTAAACGTCAGAGCTGGTTTGGCCACTTCTACCAAACACTATTCCAGGAAGGGGATGGGACTATGAAGCAG GATTTTGATCATATCGAAAAACAAGTAGAAGCTGTTGGTGAGAAGATGAAGAGGCTTTGCTCTAAAATCTTCCATGACGTGCAACGTCCTGAAAGAGATGTCATGAGATTCAATCCTCATTTGGATTCAGAAGGATATACTCCCACCAGTGGCAGTGCTAATTCAATGAAAAGTGTTGAAAAAGAGCCTGGGAagagtatcccaaaccaatcgCAGGTGGCCTGCCCCTTAGAGAATTATGTGGATCAGGAATTGAGCAAACCTGATCCTTTTATATTGGACCCCCGGTTAGATCCGCAGAGAGTAGAAAGCAATGATGAGCATGTCCAGATGATCACAGAACAATTGCAGGTGACCTGCCATGTGGACCCTTTTCAGGAACCAATTGAACCTCAAACTTCTAATTCCTCTTCTCAGAATTCGATTGAGGTGCCAGCGTCTTCCTCAGATGTGGGGCTACCCAATGAACACATGTCTTTTGATAGTGTAAAGAACCCAGGACATACATTGGACAATCCTAGTCAGGAACCTGAACAAAGTCAACCTCAAACTTCTAATCCCTCCTCTCAGAATCTGTTTGAGGTGCCAGAGTCTTCCTCAGATTTGGGACTACTCGACAAGCTAACTACGTTTGATAGTGTGAAGAACCAACTGGGACATACAATCAACGACCCTAGTCAGGAGCCAACTGGATCTCAAACTTCTGATCCCTCCTCTCCAAATTTGTTTGAGGTACCGGAGACTTCTTCAGCATTGGAATTGCTGGACATAACCTTTGCTTTTGATAGTGTGAAGAACCCACCAGGACATTTATTGGACGATGCTAGTCAGGAAAAAAGTGAGTCTCAAACTCATAATCCCTCTTCTAAGAATTTGTTTGAGGTGCCAGAGTCCTCAGATATGGTACTACTGGACGAACCAACTGCTTTCGGTAGTGCAAAGAACCAACAAAGGCATATGTGCGACTCCCCAGAGGCTCCAGTTTCTGTGCATTTGCTCGAGGGTGAACGGTCCAGATTATCTTTAGGGTGTACAGATGGTGCCTTGGCCGAGGAAAAGGCTCCcaagttttggaaggaaaatgcCATGCCGGGGGGGTCATCTGCACCTGAGGTGTACTTAATCTCCTCGGTTGAAAAGGATTTATGTGAAGCTGATTTTCTGTCCATTCATCTCCCTAGCGATGATATTGCAAACACTGCAAGTTTAGGCTCAAACAAGCTTTCACCTGCAAATTCAGTTCATGCTGAGGAGGACCTTGTCCCTTCTGACAACTTCACAGTTGAAGCTGTGTGCAGCATTGGTGCTTCTAATATGATCGCTGCATCTGATATGTCTTCACCAGTTGCATCTCATGAGCAAGAGGCAAAGACAAGGGTCCTTGAAAGCTTAAGCAATCCAGTGAAAGTTGAATCTTACGAGTCAGAAATCTTGCCTGAAGTTAACTTTCAAAGGGGGAGCTTTTGTGATGAAGAAGTTGGTATTGCGAGGTGTATACCTCATAGATCCAACTTTGCCCCATTTGCCCTATCAGGTGGAAGTG TGGAAAATGCCTCTACGTTTAGTGACGATATTTCTTTGACTGAAGCCCACAGAAAAGAGCACATTCAGTTCGCTGATTCTGCTGAATTTCatgatctctctttctcttcag ATAAGGACGAGGAGGTGAAGCTTGAGGAGAGTTGTGTTGCTTTGGATTCTCGTGAACTATATGCTCTGTCTCTTAGGATCCAACGGATCAGATCATTcaag AAGAAGATCATGGACACCTTTGCTCCAAGACAAAGGACAGTGAAGGAATATGAACAGCTTGGAATATGGTATGAAGACAGTCAAATTGAGAGCGAGCTTAATCGGGAAATAGAACATACTACTTCACCACGTGCAATCTCAGCCTTTTCAGACTGTCAGAGTTCGCAAGAACATCAAATTGACGCTGATTGGGAACTATTATAG
- the LOC115755052 gene encoding uncharacterized protein LOC115755052 isoform X2 codes for MDLSAKRQSWFGHFYQTLFQEGDGTMKQDFDHIEKQVEAVGEKMKRLCSKIFHDVQRPERDVMRFNPHLDSEGYTPTSGSANSMKSVEKEPGKSIPNQSQVACPLENYVDQELSKPDPFILDPRLDPQRVESNDEHVQMITEQLQVTCHVDPFQEPIEPQTSNSSSQNSIEVPASSSDVGLPNEHMSFDSVKNPGHTLDNPSQEPEQSQPQTSNPSSQNLFEVPESSSDLGLLDKLTTFDSVKNQLGHTINDPSQEPTGSQTSDPSSPNLFEVPETSSALELLDITFAFDSVKNPPGHLLDDASQEKSESQTHNPSSKNLFEVPESSDMVLLDEPTAFGSAKNQQRHMCDSPEAPVSVHLLEGERSRLSLGCTDGALAEEKAPKFWKENAMPGGSSAPEVYLISSVEKDLCEADFLSIHLPSDDIANTASLGSNKLSPANSVHAEEDLVPSDNFTVEAVCSIGASNMIAASDMSSPVASHEQEAKTRVLESLSNPVKVESYESEILPEVNFQRGSFCDEEVGIARCIPHRSNFAPFALSVENASTFSDDISLTEAHRKEHIQFADSAEFHDLSFSSDKDEEVKLEESCVALDSRELYALSLRIQRIRSFKKKIMDTFAPRQRTVKEYEQLGIWYEDSQIESELNREIEHTTSPRAISAFSDCQSSQEHQIDADWELL; via the exons ATGGATTTGTCAGCTAAACGTCAGAGCTGGTTTGGCCACTTCTACCAAACACTATTCCAGGAAGGGGATGGGACTATGAAGCAG GATTTTGATCATATCGAAAAACAAGTAGAAGCTGTTGGTGAGAAGATGAAGAGGCTTTGCTCTAAAATCTTCCATGACGTGCAACGTCCTGAAAGAGATGTCATGAGATTCAATCCTCATTTGGATTCAGAAGGATATACTCCCACCAGTGGCAGTGCTAATTCAATGAAAAGTGTTGAAAAAGAGCCTGGGAagagtatcccaaaccaatcgCAGGTGGCCTGCCCCTTAGAGAATTATGTGGATCAGGAATTGAGCAAACCTGATCCTTTTATATTGGACCCCCGGTTAGATCCGCAGAGAGTAGAAAGCAATGATGAGCATGTCCAGATGATCACAGAACAATTGCAGGTGACCTGCCATGTGGACCCTTTTCAGGAACCAATTGAACCTCAAACTTCTAATTCCTCTTCTCAGAATTCGATTGAGGTGCCAGCGTCTTCCTCAGATGTGGGGCTACCCAATGAACACATGTCTTTTGATAGTGTAAAGAACCCAGGACATACATTGGACAATCCTAGTCAGGAACCTGAACAAAGTCAACCTCAAACTTCTAATCCCTCCTCTCAGAATCTGTTTGAGGTGCCAGAGTCTTCCTCAGATTTGGGACTACTCGACAAGCTAACTACGTTTGATAGTGTGAAGAACCAACTGGGACATACAATCAACGACCCTAGTCAGGAGCCAACTGGATCTCAAACTTCTGATCCCTCCTCTCCAAATTTGTTTGAGGTACCGGAGACTTCTTCAGCATTGGAATTGCTGGACATAACCTTTGCTTTTGATAGTGTGAAGAACCCACCAGGACATTTATTGGACGATGCTAGTCAGGAAAAAAGTGAGTCTCAAACTCATAATCCCTCTTCTAAGAATTTGTTTGAGGTGCCAGAGTCCTCAGATATGGTACTACTGGACGAACCAACTGCTTTCGGTAGTGCAAAGAACCAACAAAGGCATATGTGCGACTCCCCAGAGGCTCCAGTTTCTGTGCATTTGCTCGAGGGTGAACGGTCCAGATTATCTTTAGGGTGTACAGATGGTGCCTTGGCCGAGGAAAAGGCTCCcaagttttggaaggaaaatgcCATGCCGGGGGGGTCATCTGCACCTGAGGTGTACTTAATCTCCTCGGTTGAAAAGGATTTATGTGAAGCTGATTTTCTGTCCATTCATCTCCCTAGCGATGATATTGCAAACACTGCAAGTTTAGGCTCAAACAAGCTTTCACCTGCAAATTCAGTTCATGCTGAGGAGGACCTTGTCCCTTCTGACAACTTCACAGTTGAAGCTGTGTGCAGCATTGGTGCTTCTAATATGATCGCTGCATCTGATATGTCTTCACCAGTTGCATCTCATGAGCAAGAGGCAAAGACAAGGGTCCTTGAAAGCTTAAGCAATCCAGTGAAAGTTGAATCTTACGAGTCAGAAATCTTGCCTGAAGTTAACTTTCAAAGGGGGAGCTTTTGTGATGAAGAAGTTGGTATTGCGAGGTGTATACCTCATAGATCCAACTTTGCCCCATTTGCCCTATCAG TGGAAAATGCCTCTACGTTTAGTGACGATATTTCTTTGACTGAAGCCCACAGAAAAGAGCACATTCAGTTCGCTGATTCTGCTGAATTTCatgatctctctttctcttcag ATAAGGACGAGGAGGTGAAGCTTGAGGAGAGTTGTGTTGCTTTGGATTCTCGTGAACTATATGCTCTGTCTCTTAGGATCCAACGGATCAGATCATTcaag AAGAAGATCATGGACACCTTTGCTCCAAGACAAAGGACAGTGAAGGAATATGAACAGCTTGGAATATGGTATGAAGACAGTCAAATTGAGAGCGAGCTTAATCGGGAAATAGAACATACTACTTCACCACGTGCAATCTCAGCCTTTTCAGACTGTCAGAGTTCGCAAGAACATCAAATTGACGCTGATTGGGAACTATTATAG